From the genome of Triticum aestivum cultivar Chinese Spring chromosome 3B, IWGSC CS RefSeq v2.1, whole genome shotgun sequence, one region includes:
- the LOC123066610 gene encoding cysteine-rich and transmembrane domain-containing protein WIH1, giving the protein MENNRSNQQAPPPPPGYPTAAAEQGQAGGKKGRRASTKSRGEKGFIEGCLAALCCCWICEMCCD; this is encoded by the exons ATGGAGAACAACAGGAGCAACCAGCAGGCTCCTCCACCGCCACCAG GGtacccgacggcggcggcggagcaaggCCAGGCCGGCGGGAAGAAGGGCCGCCGGGCGAGCACCAAATCCAGGGGCGAGAAGGGCTTCATAGAGGGATG CCTCGCCGCACTGTGCTGCTGCTGGATCTGCGAGATGTGCTGCGACTAA